In Streptomyces sp. DG2A-72, one genomic interval encodes:
- a CDS encoding tetratricopeptide repeat protein, protein METTYYDHGTEAERWERARMFFDARDYAGAARVLAELVEKVPEQTGPRLLLARSYYHSAQLRRAETELRTLVERDPVEHYARLMLGRTLQRQGRHEEAEQHLRLASALAGDFERL, encoded by the coding sequence GTGGAGACGACGTACTACGACCACGGAACAGAGGCGGAGCGCTGGGAGCGCGCGCGGATGTTCTTCGACGCCAGGGACTACGCCGGTGCGGCGCGGGTCCTGGCCGAGCTGGTCGAGAAGGTGCCGGAGCAGACCGGACCGCGGCTGCTGCTGGCGCGCTCCTACTACCACTCGGCCCAACTGCGCCGCGCCGAGACCGAGTTGCGCACGCTCGTCGAGCGGGACCCGGTGGAGCACTACGCCCGGCTGATGCTGGGCCGGACCCTGCAGCGGCAGGGGCGGCACGAGGAGGCGGAGCAGCACCTGCGCCTCGCCTCGGCGCTCGCCGGGGATTTCGAGCGGCTGTGA